The Saccopteryx leptura isolate mSacLep1 chromosome 2, mSacLep1_pri_phased_curated, whole genome shotgun sequence genome has a window encoding:
- the GAST gene encoding gastrin: MQRLCASALILALALATFSEASWKPRPQLQDVPSGPGAKRGLEPHWLDQMDPASHHQRQLRFQGPPHLVADLSKKQGPWLEEEEEAYGWMDFGRRSAEEEAPLP; encoded by the exons ATGCAGCGACTGTGTGCGTCTGCGCTGATCTTGGCGCTGGCTCTGGCCACCTTCTCCGAAGCTTCTTGGAAGCCCCGCCCGCAGCTGCAGGATGTACCCTCAGGTCCAGGGGCCAAGAGGGGCCTGGAGCCACATTGGCTGGACCAGATGGACCCAGCCTCTCACCACCAAAGGCAGCTGAGGTTCCAGGGCCCCCCACACCTGGTGGCAG ACCTGTCCAAGAAGCAGGGGCCATGgctggaggaagaagaagaagcgTATGGATGGATGGACTTCGGCCGCCGCAGTGCCGAGGAGGAGGCCCCACTTCCCTAG